Proteins encoded by one window of Fimbriiglobus ruber:
- a CDS encoding PAS domain S-box protein → MPNELRRDVPARLSQDPVAGRPPGAYRGTLLRVVGLYTVFGLAWVWFTDRVLFWLPVGTESGFWAATGKGSVFVLISAALIYWLVRRELRVVDRVNSLLRAVTDNTTNAVFVKDSAGKYLLFNEAAAQFVGLPVAAVLGRDDTALFDPESANRVMARDRQVMADGRPDTQEEELTAAGVTRTYLATKAPYRDTDGRVLGLVGISHEITERKRAAELVQEREIFARGVLDSMTAHIAVLDPAGVIVAVNDSWRMFAADNPGPRGPSPRTGVGTNYLQVCDESVDHDGLEAAVAASGVRQVIAGTADRFEIEYPCHSPDEQRWFMMVATRLGHHSDGVVVAHTNITERKRIENELRAARAESERSLARFRAVVTSLADGVILSDAGGNLLDWNPAALRMHEYASLDEVRRNLSTFTDTFVLSIPGGPPLPFAEWPLPRLTRGEAVENYELVVRQTDRGRERVISYNGARVVAADGTPDLIVLTLHDVTDRRWAEDALQAGEKRFRELADAIPQIVWTADPAGALTHLNTKAGEYTGLDARELTGWAWDRVIHPDDLPRTIERWTETLRTGEPRGVEFRIRRADGEYRWHMTRQVPARDPSGAVVVWYGTCTDVEDLKRAEQALRNERTLLRTLIDAIPDLIFTKDLAGRFVLSNQSSLAFVGLADEADIAGKTVFDFYPPDQARAFHEDDMRVVRGGESILDHEELARDATGRDTWRLINKVPLRDTAGVVTGLVGISRDIQRRKEHEHLLAESRERLQLALSAARMGAWDWDLRTDAVHRSPECLAIFGVDSLGPDHDAFTRSVYLDDAAAVAVAVRQAITGRSDFSIEFRVVRPGGEVRWVHDFGRTFCDEAGAPVRVIGVMQDVTERRLAEEAVRRSREMLQLVLDNIPQGVFWKDRESRFLGCNRVVARMMGFDSPDAIVGLTNFDLPGITPDQAAFFAQKNREVMDADVAQYHIVEPMTQADGRTIWLDRNKVPMHDAGGRVIGVLGTWEDITDRRRIEEALRDERDRFAKVAATAPGVIFSFRLRPDGTTSFPYASPAITTLYGVRPDDLTADASPIFEAIHPEDAARFRAAIEESARTSDSWRETYRVRRPGGGYIWIEGHATPVHEPDGSKLWHGFLTDVTDRKRDEAVLRFQHALLRSQTEASPDGILVVGPDSHVLSFNHRFLDIWGIPESLAAAGDDAPILAQVRDRVADPEGFAARVATIYADPDLQSEDEVALADGRTLDRYSSPVRGADGERLGRVWFFRDITDRKRAEAALAEQAEATAVRAAVAVAVARAADVRAILQECCEVLVRDLGVALARAWTLDDATQSLELQGSAGLYTHIDGPHRRIPVGQFKIGLIAQERLPHMTNAVASDPRIPDQEWVARERLVAFAGYPLLVEGRLVGVVAMFSRAALHPTAFANLVGVAELMAQCVDRRRAEVALRASEAQLRLFAEHVPAPIAMLDREMRYLQVSRRWLTDYRLGDRDVTGLSHYDLFPEVSERWKAVHRRCLAGEVERNDEDRFERADGTVQWIRWEVRPWLRAGGEIGGIFLFTEDITARKHAEAEQRKLVKLIQHSRDFIALADLDGRITFMNAGGRRMIGLTEDEDVTHINFKDYVPPDWHSFFRDTVLGTARERGLWEGEMQMHHLRTGARLDVLRTTFLIRDEAEGPAWFATVTRDVTDAKRAERALRDRERFLGIVTSSARVGLVVVSDQYEYLFANEAYAEIFGLDAGAIVGRRVYDLLPAGWPQIQTRLDRALVGERVAYELTLPSTGSVAAARWFRVMYEPRADDAGGRTVVVVVLEITENKRSEASIRESEERYRRLMDVLPGAVFVHADDKIVFCNPAFVRLMGASGPEELLGKSPYDVAHPDYHDLVRARAAAMTATGRTAPGVEMRVVRLDGHPVPVYSVATPIAGAGPSAILVAQSDLTDRERSMDLLRSVMRSVNDAILTIDERGTIRSVNHAVEEQFGYSESELVGANVSLLMPEPHRSAHDGYLAEYRRTGMAKVIGIGREVDARRKDGSTFPVELTVTEFRLDGQQHFTGVARDITARRQLEAQFRQAQKMEAVGQLASGVAHDFNNLLTIINGYGDLLLMELATGDPKREALSAIRDAGERAARLTQQLLTFSRKTVVESKILDLNELVTESGRLLRRLIGEDVELTVVPDTDLGRVRVDPGQFEQVIMNLAVNARDAMPIGGRLTFETRAVTLGPDDLARYPDLSPGRYARLTVTDTGQGMPPEVRAQIFEPFFTTKGIGKGTGLGLAVVHGIVQQSGGAISVESAVGVGTTFEILIPVAKEEPSRPASGGTGLVSRGTETILLVEDEDAVRTIARLALEMQGYQVLDTGRSVEAIRLAVKYQGPIDLLVTDVVMPEMGGRQLAATVRVRRPGLRVLYLSGYLDDAVVRHGVVGSGDALLQKPFTPLGLARKVRAILDAA, encoded by the coding sequence CGGCAAAGGATCGGTCTTCGTTCTCATCTCCGCGGCTCTGATCTACTGGCTTGTCCGCCGCGAACTACGGGTCGTCGACCGGGTCAACAGTCTCCTCCGGGCGGTCACCGACAATACGACCAACGCCGTTTTCGTGAAAGACAGCGCCGGTAAGTATTTACTTTTTAACGAGGCCGCCGCTCAGTTCGTCGGACTGCCGGTCGCCGCCGTGCTGGGCCGGGACGACACGGCGCTGTTCGACCCGGAAAGCGCCAACCGGGTGATGGCCCGGGACCGCCAGGTCATGGCGGACGGACGGCCCGACACACAGGAAGAGGAGTTGACCGCCGCGGGGGTCACCCGGACGTACCTCGCGACCAAGGCACCATACCGCGACACCGACGGCCGGGTACTTGGTCTGGTCGGCATTTCGCACGAGATCACGGAGCGCAAGCGGGCCGCCGAGTTGGTCCAGGAGCGGGAGATATTCGCCCGCGGCGTGCTCGATTCGATGACTGCCCACATCGCGGTTCTCGATCCCGCGGGAGTCATCGTCGCGGTCAACGACTCTTGGCGGATGTTCGCGGCCGACAACCCGGGCCCGCGCGGCCCGTCGCCCCGGACCGGAGTCGGGACGAATTACCTCCAAGTCTGCGACGAGAGCGTGGACCACGACGGCCTGGAAGCGGCGGTCGCCGCTTCCGGGGTCCGACAGGTGATCGCCGGTACGGCGGACCGGTTCGAGATCGAATACCCGTGCCACTCCCCGGACGAGCAGCGGTGGTTCATGATGGTGGCAACCCGCCTCGGCCACCACAGCGATGGAGTCGTCGTCGCACACACGAACATCACCGAGCGGAAGCGGATCGAAAACGAGTTGCGGGCGGCCCGGGCCGAGTCCGAGCGGAGCCTGGCCCGCTTCCGGGCGGTGGTTACGAGCCTGGCCGACGGGGTGATCCTGTCGGACGCCGGGGGAAACCTACTCGACTGGAACCCCGCGGCCCTACGGATGCACGAGTACGCGAGCCTGGACGAGGTCCGCCGGAACCTGTCGACGTTCACCGACACATTCGTCCTGTCAATTCCGGGCGGACCGCCGCTGCCGTTCGCCGAGTGGCCTCTGCCGCGACTCACCCGGGGGGAGGCGGTCGAGAACTACGAACTGGTCGTCCGTCAGACTGACCGCGGTCGCGAGCGGGTCATCAGTTACAACGGGGCCCGCGTGGTCGCGGCCGACGGGACCCCGGACCTGATCGTCCTCACCCTCCATGACGTGACCGACCGGCGGTGGGCGGAGGACGCGTTGCAGGCCGGCGAGAAGCGGTTCCGCGAACTGGCCGACGCCATCCCCCAGATCGTCTGGACGGCCGACCCGGCCGGGGCGCTGACGCACCTGAACACGAAAGCCGGCGAGTACACGGGGCTCGACGCCCGCGAGCTGACCGGGTGGGCCTGGGACCGGGTGATCCACCCGGACGATCTGCCCCGGACGATCGAGCGCTGGACCGAGACCCTGCGGACCGGCGAACCCCGGGGTGTCGAGTTCCGCATCCGGCGGGCCGACGGGGAGTACCGGTGGCACATGACCCGGCAGGTGCCAGCCCGCGACCCGTCCGGGGCGGTCGTCGTGTGGTACGGGACGTGTACGGACGTCGAAGACCTGAAGCGGGCCGAGCAAGCCCTGCGGAACGAACGGACCCTTTTGCGGACGCTTATTGACGCGATCCCGGACCTCATCTTCACCAAGGATCTCGCCGGCCGGTTCGTCCTGAGCAACCAGTCGTCGCTGGCGTTCGTCGGCCTGGCCGACGAGGCGGACATCGCCGGCAAGACCGTGTTCGACTTTTACCCCCCGGATCAGGCCCGGGCGTTCCACGAAGATGACATGCGGGTCGTCCGCGGCGGCGAATCCATCCTCGACCACGAGGAACTCGCCCGCGACGCGACCGGCCGGGACACGTGGCGGCTCATCAACAAGGTGCCCCTGCGGGACACCGCCGGGGTCGTCACCGGCCTGGTCGGGATCAGCCGGGACATCCAGCGCCGCAAGGAACACGAGCACCTCCTGGCGGAGAGCCGGGAGCGGTTGCAACTCGCCCTGTCCGCCGCCCGGATGGGTGCCTGGGACTGGGACCTGCGCACGGACGCCGTCCACCGCTCGCCGGAGTGCCTCGCGATCTTCGGGGTCGACTCGCTCGGCCCGGACCACGACGCGTTTACCCGGAGTGTTTACCTGGACGACGCGGCGGCCGTTGCGGTCGCGGTCCGGCAGGCGATCACTGGGCGGTCCGACTTCTCGATCGAATTCCGCGTCGTCCGCCCGGGGGGCGAGGTGCGGTGGGTCCACGACTTCGGCCGGACGTTCTGCGACGAGGCGGGGGCGCCGGTGCGGGTGATCGGGGTGATGCAGGACGTGACCGAGCGGAGACTCGCCGAGGAAGCCGTCCGCCGGTCCCGGGAAATGCTCCAGTTGGTGCTCGACAACATTCCCCAGGGGGTGTTCTGGAAGGACCGCGAGTCCCGGTTCCTCGGCTGCAACCGGGTGGTCGCCCGGATGATGGGATTCGACAGCCCGGACGCGATCGTCGGGCTGACGAACTTCGACCTGCCGGGGATCACCCCGGACCAGGCGGCCTTCTTCGCCCAGAAGAACCGGGAGGTGATGGACGCGGATGTAGCCCAGTACCACATCGTCGAGCCGATGACCCAGGCCGACGGGCGGACGATCTGGCTGGACCGGAACAAGGTGCCGATGCACGACGCCGGCGGTCGCGTGATCGGCGTCCTGGGGACGTGGGAGGACATTACCGACCGGCGGCGGATCGAGGAGGCGCTGCGGGACGAGCGGGACCGGTTCGCCAAAGTCGCGGCTACCGCCCCGGGGGTGATTTTCTCCTTCCGACTTCGCCCGGACGGCACGACGTCCTTCCCGTACGCCAGTCCGGCGATCACGACCCTTTACGGGGTGCGGCCGGACGACCTTACCGCAGACGCGTCCCCGATTTTCGAGGCGATCCACCCGGAGGACGCCGCCCGGTTCCGGGCCGCCATTGAGGAATCCGCCCGCACCTCAGATTCGTGGCGCGAAACGTACCGCGTCCGCCGGCCGGGCGGCGGGTATATTTGGATCGAGGGCCACGCCACGCCAGTCCACGAACCGGACGGCAGTAAGCTGTGGCACGGATTCCTGACCGACGTTACCGACCGAAAGCGTGACGAGGCGGTTCTCCGCTTCCAACACGCACTCCTTCGGAGCCAGACCGAGGCCTCACCGGACGGCATCTTGGTCGTCGGGCCGGACAGCCACGTCCTGTCCTTTAACCACCGGTTTCTCGACATTTGGGGCATCCCGGAGAGCCTCGCCGCGGCCGGGGACGACGCCCCGATCCTGGCCCAGGTACGGGACCGGGTGGCCGACCCGGAGGGTTTCGCCGCCCGCGTCGCAACCATCTACGCCGACCCGGACCTGCAGAGCGAGGACGAGGTCGCCCTGGCCGACGGGCGGACGCTCGACCGGTACAGCAGCCCGGTCCGGGGAGCAGACGGCGAGCGACTCGGCCGGGTCTGGTTCTTCCGGGATATTACCGACCGGAAGCGGGCGGAGGCTGCGCTCGCCGAGCAAGCCGAGGCGACGGCCGTGCGGGCGGCCGTTGCGGTCGCCGTCGCCCGGGCAGCCGACGTGCGGGCTATCCTGCAAGAGTGTTGCGAGGTGTTGGTCCGCGATCTCGGAGTCGCCCTCGCGCGCGCTTGGACCCTCGACGATGCGACCCAGTCTCTGGAGTTGCAAGGCAGCGCCGGGCTGTACACACACATTGACGGGCCGCACCGGCGGATCCCGGTCGGGCAGTTCAAGATCGGGCTCATCGCCCAGGAGCGACTGCCCCACATGACCAACGCGGTCGCCAGTGACCCCCGAATCCCGGATCAGGAGTGGGTGGCCCGGGAGCGGCTGGTCGCGTTCGCCGGTTATCCACTACTGGTCGAAGGCCGGTTGGTCGGAGTCGTTGCGATGTTTTCCCGGGCCGCACTCCACCCGACCGCTTTCGCGAATCTGGTCGGCGTGGCCGAGTTGATGGCCCAGTGCGTCGACCGCCGGCGAGCCGAGGTGGCGTTGCGGGCGAGCGAAGCTCAGCTCCGCCTGTTCGCCGAGCACGTGCCGGCCCCGATCGCCATGCTGGACCGCGAGATGCGGTATCTCCAGGTCAGCCGCCGCTGGCTCACCGATTACCGGCTGGGTGACCGGGACGTGACCGGTCTGAGCCACTACGACCTGTTCCCGGAAGTGTCCGAGCGGTGGAAGGCGGTCCACCGGCGGTGTCTGGCTGGGGAGGTCGAGCGGAACGACGAGGACCGGTTCGAGCGGGCCGACGGGACGGTGCAGTGGATCCGGTGGGAGGTGCGGCCGTGGCTGCGTGCCGGGGGCGAGATCGGCGGCATCTTTCTCTTCACGGAAGACATCACCGCGCGCAAGCACGCCGAGGCCGAACAGCGGAAGCTGGTGAAACTGATCCAGCACAGCCGAGACTTCATCGCGCTGGCGGACCTCGACGGGCGGATCACCTTTATGAACGCCGGCGGGCGGCGGATGATCGGGTTGACCGAAGACGAGGACGTGACGCACATCAACTTCAAAGATTACGTCCCCCCGGACTGGCACAGCTTCTTCCGCGACACCGTCCTCGGCACGGCCCGCGAGCGTGGGTTGTGGGAGGGCGAGATGCAGATGCACCACCTGCGCACGGGCGCACGACTCGACGTCCTCCGCACGACGTTCCTCATCCGGGACGAGGCGGAGGGGCCCGCGTGGTTCGCCACCGTGACACGGGACGTCACCGATGCCAAGCGGGCCGAGCGGGCCCTCCGGGATCGCGAGCGGTTCCTCGGCATCGTCACCAGCTCCGCCCGCGTCGGGCTGGTGGTGGTGAGCGACCAGTACGAGTACCTGTTCGCCAACGAAGCGTACGCCGAGATCTTCGGGCTCGACGCCGGCGCGATCGTCGGCCGCAGGGTCTACGACTTACTTCCGGCGGGCTGGCCGCAAATTCAGACGCGCCTGGACCGCGCACTGGTCGGCGAGCGGGTCGCGTACGAACTGACGCTGCCCTCGACGGGCAGCGTGGCCGCGGCACGGTGGTTCCGGGTGATGTACGAGCCGCGGGCCGACGACGCCGGGGGGCGAACGGTCGTGGTCGTGGTGCTAGAGATCACCGAGAATAAGCGGTCGGAGGCCTCCATCCGCGAGAGCGAGGAGAGATACCGCCGGTTGATGGACGTCCTTCCCGGGGCTGTGTTCGTGCATGCGGACGACAAAATCGTGTTCTGCAACCCTGCGTTCGTCCGATTGATGGGGGCCAGCGGTCCCGAAGAGTTGTTGGGCAAGAGCCCGTACGACGTGGCCCATCCCGATTACCACGACCTCGTCCGCGCCCGGGCCGCGGCCATGACCGCGACCGGCCGGACCGCACCCGGGGTCGAGATGCGCGTCGTCCGGCTGGACGGCCACCCGGTCCCGGTGTACTCCGTCGCCACCCCGATTGCCGGGGCCGGCCCGTCCGCGATCCTCGTCGCCCAGTCCGACCTGACCGACCGCGAACGGTCCATGGACCTGCTCCGGTCGGTCATGAGGAGCGTCAATGACGCCATCCTGACCATCGACGAGCGGGGGACGATCCGGTCGGTCAACCACGCCGTCGAGGAGCAGTTCGGGTACTCGGAGTCAGAACTGGTGGGCGCCAACGTCAGTCTCCTCATGCCCGAACCCCACCGGAGCGCGCACGACGGGTATCTTGCCGAATACCGGCGGACGGGGATGGCGAAGGTGATCGGAATCGGGCGGGAGGTCGACGCCCGGCGGAAAGACGGCTCCACCTTCCCGGTCGAACTGACGGTGACCGAGTTCCGGCTCGACGGTCAGCAACACTTCACCGGCGTGGCCCGTGACATCACCGCCCGCCGGCAACTGGAAGCCCAGTTCCGGCAGGCCCAGAAAATGGAAGCCGTCGGGCAGCTGGCAAGCGGCGTCGCCCATGACTTCAACAACCTTCTCACCATCATTAACGGGTACGGCGACCTGCTCCTCATGGAACTGGCGACCGGCGACCCCAAGCGGGAGGCGCTCTCGGCGATCCGGGACGCCGGCGAGCGGGCCGCCCGACTAACCCAACAGCTCCTCACCTTCAGCCGCAAGACCGTCGTCGAATCGAAAATCCTCGACCTCAACGAGCTGGTCACCGAATCCGGTCGGTTGCTCCGCCGGTTGATCGGCGAAGACGTCGAGCTAACCGTCGTGCCCGACACCGACCTGGGCCGCGTCCGGGTGGACCCCGGCCAATTCGAGCAGGTCATCATGAACCTGGCGGTGAATGCCCGGGACGCCATGCCGATCGGCGGCCGACTGACGTTTGAGACGCGCGCCGTGACCCTCGGGCCCGACGACCTGGCGCGATACCCCGACCTGTCCCCCGGCCGGTACGCGCGGCTCACGGTCACCGACACCGGGCAGGGAATGCCCCCCGAGGTGCGGGCTCAAATCTTCGAACCATTCTTCACCACCAAGGGAATCGGGAAGGGAACCGGACTCGGGCTGGCGGTGGTCCACGGCATCGTCCAGCAAAGCGGCGGGGCGATCAGTGTCGAGAGTGCCGTCGGGGTCGGGACGACGTTCGAAATCCTGATCCCGGTCGCCAAAGAGGAGCCGTCGCGCCCGGCGTCCGGGGGCACCGGGTTGGTCAGTCGGGGGACCGAAACCATCCTGCTCGTGGAGGACGAAGACGCGGTCCGCACGATCGCCCGCCTTGCCCTGGAGATGCAGGGCTACCAGGTACTAGACACCGGCCGCAGCGTGGAAGCGATCCGCCTGGCCGTGAAGTACCAGGGGCCGATCGATCTGCTGGTGACGGACGTGGTCATGCCGGAAATGGGTGGTCGGCAGTTGGCCGCGACCGTGCGAGTCCGCCGGCCGGGGCTGCGTGTGCTGTACCTCAGCGGGTATCTGGACGACGCGGTCGTCCGCCACGGGGTTGTCGGGAGCGGCGACGCGTTGCTCCAGAAGCCGTTCACGCCACTCGGCCTGGCCCGCAAAGTTCGGGCAATACTCGACGCGGCCTAA